Proteins encoded together in one Bradyrhizobium sp. CB82 window:
- a CDS encoding acetate kinase gives MDTILVINAGSSSVKFQVYSIDGEGTLRRQIKGQMDGIGSRPRLRASGAGGDPLADRAYPIEAIPDVPAAMQVAGEWLREEVRIHPLAVGHRVVHGGPEFERPVLIDHGVVARLERFVPLAPLHQPHNLAPIRSILANFPALPQVACFDTAFHRSHGSLADHYAIPHQLHAEGVRRYGFHGLSYEYISKTLPQIAPEIAKSRVIVAHLGSGASMCAMKGGRSVESTMGFTALDGLPMGTRPGQLDPGVVLYLISEKGMSAAKVQDFLYRDCGLKGLSGVSNDMRELEASSDPRAKLAIDYFVYRIGLSAGMLAAALQGLDAFVFTAGIGENSASIRARVAEQLGWLGVVLDATENARNSRLVSRPNSLIPVYVVPTDEELMIAQHTLALLMNGKSQNARSERVS, from the coding sequence ATGGATACCATCCTCGTCATCAACGCCGGCTCCTCGAGCGTCAAGTTCCAGGTCTACTCGATCGACGGCGAGGGCACGCTTCGTCGGCAGATCAAGGGGCAGATGGACGGCATCGGCAGCCGGCCGCGCCTGCGGGCGAGCGGGGCAGGCGGCGATCCCCTGGCCGATCGTGCCTATCCGATCGAGGCGATCCCGGACGTTCCGGCCGCGATGCAGGTCGCGGGCGAGTGGCTGAGAGAAGAGGTTCGTATCCATCCCCTGGCTGTCGGGCATCGTGTCGTGCACGGCGGGCCGGAATTTGAGCGGCCCGTCCTGATCGATCATGGCGTGGTGGCGCGCCTGGAGCGTTTCGTCCCGCTGGCGCCGCTGCATCAGCCGCATAATCTGGCGCCGATCCGTTCGATCCTTGCGAACTTCCCCGCGCTTCCGCAGGTTGCTTGTTTCGACACTGCGTTTCACCGCAGCCATGGGTCGCTTGCCGATCACTACGCGATCCCGCATCAGCTCCATGCCGAAGGCGTGCGGCGCTATGGCTTTCATGGCCTGTCCTACGAATACATCTCGAAGACCTTGCCGCAAATCGCACCCGAGATCGCCAAGAGCCGGGTGATCGTTGCGCATCTCGGCAGCGGCGCCTCGATGTGCGCGATGAAGGGCGGGCGGAGCGTCGAAAGCACCATGGGCTTTACGGCACTCGACGGCCTGCCGATGGGGACGCGCCCCGGCCAGCTCGATCCCGGCGTCGTGCTCTATCTGATCTCCGAGAAGGGCATGTCGGCGGCGAAAGTGCAGGACTTCCTCTACCGCGATTGCGGACTGAAGGGCCTGTCCGGCGTCAGCAACGACATGCGGGAACTGGAAGCGAGCTCGGATCCACGCGCAAAGCTTGCGATCGATTACTTCGTCTATCGGATCGGCCTCAGCGCCGGGATGCTCGCGGCCGCCTTGCAGGGCCTCGACGCCTTCGTCTTCACCGCCGGCATCGGTGAGAACTCGGCCAGCATTCGCGCGCGCGTCGCCGAGCAACTCGGCTGGCTTGGCGTCGTGCTCGATGCGACCGAGAACGCGCGCAACTCGCGGCTGGTTTCGCGACCGAACAGTCTCATTCCCGTCTACGTCGTGCCGACCGACGAGGAACTGATGATCGCGCAGCACACGTTGGCGCTGCTGATGAACGGAAAATCGCAAAACGCCAGATCTGAGAGGGTGTCATGA
- the fabI gene encoding enoyl-ACP reductase FabI, translating to MIPVYPETKVALKGKKGLVVGIANDQSIAWGCARAFRALGAELAVTYLNDRAKKHVEPLAQALEAPIFMPMDVMVEGQTEQVFERIAKEWGQLDFLLHSIAFSPKEALHGRVVDVGREGFLKTMEVSCWSFLRMAHLAEPLMKNGGTLFTMTYYGSQMVVENYNIMGVAKAALESAVRYAAAELGPKGIRVHAISPGPLATRAASGIPEFDELMDKAQSKAPSRSLVSIDDVGNATAFLALDGAKLMTGGVLYIDGGYHIID from the coding sequence ATGATTCCCGTGTATCCGGAGACGAAGGTTGCGCTGAAGGGAAAGAAAGGCCTCGTTGTTGGCATTGCCAACGATCAGTCGATCGCTTGGGGCTGCGCACGGGCGTTTCGCGCGCTCGGCGCCGAGCTCGCCGTGACCTATCTGAACGATCGCGCCAAGAAGCACGTCGAGCCGCTGGCGCAGGCGCTGGAGGCGCCGATCTTCATGCCGATGGACGTGATGGTCGAGGGCCAGACAGAGCAGGTGTTCGAGCGCATCGCGAAGGAGTGGGGCCAGCTCGATTTCCTGCTGCATTCGATCGCCTTCTCGCCGAAGGAGGCGCTGCATGGGCGCGTGGTCGACGTCGGCCGCGAGGGCTTTCTCAAGACCATGGAGGTCTCCTGCTGGTCGTTCCTGCGCATGGCCCATCTGGCGGAGCCGCTGATGAAGAACGGCGGCACCCTATTCACCATGACCTATTACGGCAGTCAGATGGTCGTGGAGAACTACAACATCATGGGCGTGGCGAAAGCGGCGCTGGAATCGGCCGTCCGCTATGCCGCGGCGGAGCTCGGGCCGAAGGGCATCCGTGTGCACGCGATCTCGCCGGGACCGCTGGCGACCCGCGCGGCGTCAGGCATTCCGGAGTTCGACGAGCTCATGGACAAGGCGCAGTCGAAAGCGCCCTCGCGCAGTCTCGTCAGTATCGATGACGTCGGCAATGCCACCGCGTTCCTGGCGCTCGACGGCGCAAAGCTGATGACCGGCGGCGTGCTCTATATCGATGGCGGCTACCACATCATCGACTGA